The Benincasa hispida cultivar B227 chromosome 11, ASM972705v1, whole genome shotgun sequence genome has a segment encoding these proteins:
- the LOC120090573 gene encoding uncharacterized protein LOC120090573 produces the protein MEVYSEVQLEEDRSRAMNGSVVATIELAVFGVKSSGSEWKNTSNTNTNVPVLPSLESSPDILVSVLLTKQMPKITYYRKNLIKETSVVPSKAVQESVPASAQVQDPVVSDNDDENLPQESEQSKYPDTEKWLEKTDDYDTTLDMSIVLWKGTRSCIKYLMHSFLTYSSLSPSFKAFTTQLDALAIPTSVHTAMEVLEWKAVVMEEMKALEVNKTLDLMAFSKGHKIA, from the exons ATGGAGGTCTACTCTGAGGTCCAGTTGGAGGAAGATAGATCAAGAGCTATGAATGGTTCTGTTGTTGCCACTATAGAGTTAGCTGTGTTTGGGGTGAAATCCTCTGGATCGGAATGGAAAAACACCTCCA ATACAAATACAAATGTTCCTGTTCTACCTAGTCTTGAATCTAGTCCAGATATCCTGGTGTCTGTTCTCCTTACTAAACAGATGCCCAagataacatactataggaagaatctcataAAGGAAACCTCTGTTGTCCCATCAAAAGCTGTCCAAGAATCGGTACCAGCATCAGCTCAAGTTCAAGATCCTGTTGTTTCAGATAAT GACGATGAGAACCTGCCACAGGAGTCCGAGCAAAGTAAGTACCCTGATACTGAAAAGTGGTTGGAGAAAACTGACGATTATGATACCACTCTTGATATGTCAATCGTTCTATGGAAAGGAACCAGGTCATGCATCAAGTACCTTATGCATAGCTTTCTGACCTACAGTAGTTTGTCTCCTAGTTTTAAAGCCTTTACTACCCAACTGGATGCTCTAGCAATACCTACTAGTGTGCACACAGCAATGGAAGTTCTTGAGTGGAAAGCGGtggttatggaagaaatgaaagccCTCGAAGTAAATAAAACTTTGGATCTAATGGCCTTTTCTAAAGGTCACAAAATAGCTTGA